One window of Streptomyces sp. NBC_00582 genomic DNA carries:
- a CDS encoding DnaB-like helicase C-terminal domain-containing protein, with product MVAAAAGDPEQGVPATPQVLLDRTTPAAVLVNAALLPDDGGPVKVPVTGWRHLTLSAREVARGWATLLGEMAAGEVWVEVYRSEASTSPRAALVPVVALNAEHAGLPETWPVRDEAAVLSELDALVEEVTGKATAQDDAHGVVVVREGAPVAVLMDAGQAALATVGPAGRPSVAQPARARPVPGGVQGPAAGDVELRVASVAAPDEAHDAAAPGELATVDPEPAGESAESVRGVGLAEASRRSVSVLGDVLRDVLALQGSDGPPTEAARFGLRALDEVVGGLLPGKLTLVAGAPGAGPSLLVAAVASDTALRRRLPVLYAASGLTRTDVAMRVIAAQAAVNYRALRTGQLTDEEQERAATVGAQLSGLAGSVWHIDDGAGLTASDIAEVARDIEGLALVVVDRLQRAHDPAVPLSGRALPAAVQALTHVARLLKVPVVAAVDTDEAELVAALDADVTLTVRRRDDRAEVDYSERDFGTLASAVLRADLPRARFTDTPDSVGTSNLVQAPQATETSGPSSVAASQNAPAGDVTVEEGEPELMARQSDPEQAGPQHVH from the coding sequence GTGGTCGCGGCGGCCGCGGGAGATCCGGAGCAGGGCGTGCCGGCGACACCGCAGGTGCTGCTGGACCGCACGACGCCGGCCGCGGTCCTAGTGAACGCCGCCCTGCTCCCGGACGACGGCGGGCCGGTGAAGGTGCCGGTGACCGGGTGGCGTCATCTGACGCTGTCGGCGCGCGAAGTGGCCCGGGGCTGGGCGACGCTGCTGGGCGAGATGGCAGCTGGCGAAGTGTGGGTGGAGGTGTACCGGTCGGAGGCGTCGACGTCGCCCCGCGCAGCGTTGGTCCCGGTGGTGGCGCTGAACGCCGAGCACGCAGGCCTGCCCGAGACATGGCCGGTCCGGGACGAAGCAGCGGTGCTCAGCGAACTCGACGCCCTGGTCGAGGAGGTGACCGGCAAGGCGACGGCGCAGGATGATGCGCACGGCGTCGTCGTAGTGCGCGAGGGGGCTCCGGTCGCGGTGCTGATGGACGCGGGTCAGGCGGCCCTGGCCACGGTCGGCCCGGCGGGCCGACCCAGCGTGGCACAGCCCGCGCGGGCGCGGCCCGTCCCCGGTGGGGTGCAGGGCCCGGCGGCGGGAGACGTCGAGTTGCGAGTCGCTTCGGTCGCTGCACCGGATGAGGCCCACGACGCTGCCGCGCCCGGTGAGCTGGCCACCGTGGATCCCGAGCCTGCGGGGGAGTCGGCGGAGTCCGTACGCGGGGTGGGTTTGGCCGAGGCGAGCCGCCGGTCCGTGTCGGTGTTGGGAGATGTGCTCCGGGACGTGCTGGCGCTCCAGGGCTCGGACGGCCCGCCGACGGAGGCGGCGCGGTTCGGGCTGCGTGCGCTGGATGAGGTCGTGGGCGGCCTGCTGCCGGGGAAGCTGACTCTGGTGGCGGGCGCCCCCGGCGCGGGCCCGTCACTGCTGGTGGCGGCGGTAGCTTCGGACACGGCGCTGCGCCGACGGCTGCCGGTGCTGTACGCGGCATCCGGGTTGACGCGGACGGACGTGGCGATGCGGGTCATCGCAGCGCAGGCCGCGGTGAACTACCGCGCTCTGCGCACAGGCCAGCTCACCGACGAGGAGCAGGAAAGGGCGGCCACTGTAGGCGCGCAGCTGTCGGGTCTGGCGGGTTCGGTGTGGCACATCGACGACGGGGCCGGGCTGACGGCGTCGGACATCGCCGAGGTGGCGCGGGACATCGAAGGGTTGGCGCTGGTCGTCGTAGACCGGTTGCAGCGGGCTCACGATCCGGCCGTACCGCTGTCCGGCCGGGCCCTGCCCGCAGCGGTGCAGGCCCTGACTCACGTTGCGCGACTGCTGAAGGTGCCGGTCGTGGCCGCAGTGGACACCGACGAGGCGGAGCTTGTGGCGGCCTTGGACGCTGACGTCACCCTGACCGTGCGGCGGCGGGACGATCGGGCCGAAGTCGATTACTCAGAGCGGGACTTCGGGACGCTGGCGAGCGCCGTCCTCCGCGCGGATCTGCCGCGTGCCCGCTTCACCGATACGCCCGACTCCGTCGGCACCTCGAACCTGGTCCAGGCGCCGCAGGCCACCGAAACGAGTGGACCCAGCAGCGTGGCCGCCTCTCAGAATGCGCCGGCAGGCGACGTAACGGTCGAGGAGGGGGAGCCCGAGCTCATGGCCCGCCAATCGGATCCTGAACAGGCGGGGCCGCAGCACGTCCATTGA
- a CDS encoding RNA ligase family protein yields the protein MPAVADLDLAALNSATKYPSILTYHELDQRNNGGLTEKVTEFSGDVVLTEKVDGTNARIITLPGGDYFLGSRETLFYARGDRVWNEKLGIVEALRPLAERITSPELGIRVYYLEVYGGNKISRASAQYTGAQTLGHRLFDVAAIDPAYLGLPLADIALWRDKGGQHFHTEQELTEIAVDEGIDMVPRLATLKGSELPTGIEAMHAFLAHHLSTTLVALDAGAGGRPEGIVLRSMDRSVIAKARYQNYDRTLQLRAKRR from the coding sequence ATGCCCGCTGTCGCGGACCTCGATCTTGCAGCCCTGAACTCGGCGACCAAGTACCCCTCGATCCTCACCTACCACGAGCTTGACCAGCGCAACAACGGCGGGCTGACCGAGAAGGTCACTGAGTTCAGCGGTGACGTCGTGCTGACCGAGAAAGTGGACGGCACGAACGCCCGGATCATCACCCTCCCCGGGGGCGACTACTTCCTCGGCAGCCGCGAGACGCTCTTCTATGCGCGGGGTGACAGGGTCTGGAACGAGAAGCTCGGCATCGTTGAGGCTCTGCGGCCGCTGGCCGAACGGATCACCTCGCCCGAACTGGGAATTCGCGTGTACTACCTGGAGGTCTACGGCGGCAACAAGATCAGCCGCGCAAGCGCCCAGTACACCGGTGCGCAGACCCTGGGTCACCGCCTCTTCGACGTCGCCGCGATCGACCCCGCCTATCTGGGGCTGCCCCTTGCCGATATCGCGCTCTGGCGGGACAAGGGCGGGCAGCACTTCCACACCGAGCAGGAGCTCACCGAGATCGCCGTCGATGAGGGCATCGACATGGTGCCGCGCCTGGCCACGCTCAAGGGGAGTGAGCTGCCCACCGGCATCGAGGCGATGCACGCTTTCCTCGCGCATCACCTCTCCACCACGCTCGTGGCCCTGGACGCGGGTGCGGGCGGTCGTCCCGAGGGCATCGTTCTGCGCAGCATGGATCGGTCCGTGATCGCCAAGGCCCGGTACCAGAACTACGACCGCACTCTTCAGCTCCGCGCCAAGCGGCGTTGA